The Nitrogeniibacter aestuarii genome has a window encoding:
- a CDS encoding M48 family metallopeptidase gives MAGQASVEGRLFDGQSSRPTPVRLTVTGTGVDVVWLDGSDARERYVVNALSWHEPLGATRRLDLPDGRVCEVPKGAALSQFLAACGHRERAITVWQGSGLRVLIALMVLAVVGFAGYRWGVPLAAKWIAQALPDSAVEMIDKQFMVSLDKIDFLKPTQLSDEQQADLRAAIAPLMAARERQIPVTLHFRSAPQVGANAFALPGGTVVVTDELVKLAQTPEHVAAVVAHELGHVRHRHGLRNVVQASILAAVVTVWTGDASALATAGASVLLNSAYSRDFEREADDYGADLLKKTHQSPMLLAEMLDALTRQAIEEGDLTEDEADGHWSDYVASHPPTPERIERLRRASEQ, from the coding sequence ATGGCCGGGCAAGCGAGCGTCGAGGGGCGCCTTTTCGACGGTCAGTCGAGCCGGCCGACGCCGGTCCGGCTGACGGTGACCGGGACAGGAGTCGATGTGGTCTGGCTGGACGGATCGGACGCGCGCGAGCGCTATGTGGTCAATGCGCTGTCATGGCATGAGCCGCTCGGCGCCACACGGCGCCTCGATCTGCCGGACGGCCGGGTGTGCGAAGTGCCCAAGGGCGCGGCGCTGAGCCAGTTCCTCGCCGCCTGTGGTCACCGTGAGCGTGCCATCACCGTCTGGCAGGGCAGTGGCCTGCGCGTTCTGATTGCCTTGATGGTGCTGGCGGTGGTGGGTTTTGCCGGGTATCGCTGGGGTGTGCCGCTGGCGGCCAAGTGGATTGCCCAGGCACTGCCCGACTCCGCCGTCGAGATGATCGACAAGCAGTTCATGGTGTCGCTCGACAAGATCGATTTTCTAAAGCCCACGCAGCTGTCGGATGAGCAGCAGGCAGATTTGCGCGCGGCCATTGCGCCGTTGATGGCTGCCCGCGAGCGCCAGATTCCGGTCACCCTGCACTTTCGCAGTGCCCCCCAGGTCGGCGCGAACGCGTTCGCCTTGCCCGGTGGCACGGTGGTGGTGACCGATGAACTGGTCAAGCTGGCACAGACGCCCGAGCATGTGGCGGCCGTGGTGGCCCACGAACTGGGTCACGTGCGACATCGACACGGTTTGCGCAACGTGGTGCAGGCCTCGATTCTGGCCGCTGTCGTGACCGTGTGGACTGGTGACGCGAGCGCGCTGGCCACGGCCGGGGCCTCGGTGCTCCTCAACTCGGCCTACTCGCGTGACTTCGAGCGCGAGGCGGACGACTATGGTGCCGACCTGCTCAAGAAAACCCACCAGTCCCCGATGTTGCTCGCCGAGATGCTCGACGCGCTGACCCGTCAGGCCATCGAAGAGGGTGATCTGACCGAGGACGAGGCGGATGGTCACTGGAGCGACTATGTGGCCAGTCATCCGCCTACG
- a CDS encoding YjgN family protein translates to MDTNQTLPVMGANTAVQDELPLSFTGSGGEYFKIWIVNVVLSIVTLGIYSAWAKVRRERYFLNNTVLDLSPFEYHADPVNILKGRLLVAAVLVVANIAAEFNPILNLLVTLLFLALLPWMISKAMRFRAHNTSWRGLRFRFTGGVGDAAKAWVLWPIAAAFTLGILTPYALKAQRRYLVNSLHFGTEDFEVELPIGPIYKMLMGAGLVLILVASAFAGFGVIGALGAGGNRDAIIGSIFIGVLGIYVGAAIVAPYISVRMTNLVFNRMNLANHGFVSRMKARKYVFIVLTNWLLTALTLGLYRPFAVVRLHRYRVENIAMLPAGSIDEFVAQQEEEARVLGEEAADLLDIDLGF, encoded by the coding sequence ATGGATACCAATCAGACGCTGCCCGTCATGGGCGCGAACACGGCCGTTCAGGATGAACTGCCCCTCAGTTTCACCGGCTCCGGCGGTGAATATTTCAAGATCTGGATCGTCAATGTGGTGTTGTCGATCGTCACCCTGGGCATCTACTCTGCCTGGGCCAAAGTGCGCCGAGAGCGTTACTTTCTCAACAACACGGTGCTCGATCTGTCGCCCTTCGAGTATCACGCGGACCCGGTGAACATCCTCAAGGGCCGCCTGCTGGTGGCCGCCGTGCTGGTCGTGGCCAACATCGCGGCCGAGTTCAACCCGATTCTCAACCTGCTGGTCACCCTCCTGTTTCTGGCGCTGTTGCCGTGGATGATTTCCAAGGCCATGCGCTTCCGTGCCCACAACACCAGCTGGCGCGGTCTCCGTTTCCGCTTCACCGGCGGGGTGGGCGATGCCGCCAAGGCATGGGTACTCTGGCCGATTGCCGCCGCGTTCACGCTGGGCATCCTGACCCCCTACGCGCTCAAGGCGCAGCGCAGGTATCTGGTCAATTCCCTGCACTTCGGCACCGAAGACTTCGAGGTCGAGTTGCCGATCGGCCCCATCTACAAGATGCTGATGGGGGCCGGGCTGGTGCTGATTCTCGTGGCCTCTGCCTTTGCTGGCTTTGGTGTGATCGGCGCGCTGGGCGCGGGTGGAAACCGCGATGCCATCATCGGCAGCATTTTCATTGGCGTGCTTGGCATCTACGTGGGGGCGGCCATCGTGGCACCCTACATCAGCGTGCGCATGACCAATCTGGTGTTCAACCGCATGAACCTGGCGAACCACGGCTTCGTTTCGCGCATGAAAGCGCGAAAGTATGTCTTCATCGTCCTCACGAACTGGCTGCTGACGGCCCTGACGCTGGGTCTGTACCGGCCGTTCGCCGTGGTGCGACTGCATCGTTACCGGGTCGAGAACATTGCCATGCTGCCGGCGGGCTCCATTGATGAGTTCGTGGCGCAGCAGGAAGAAGAGGCGCGCGTGCTCGGTGAAGAGGCCGCCGATCTGCTCGACATCGACCTGGGCTTCTGA
- the gshB gene encoding glutathione synthase, whose translation MRLAFILDPLPGLKAYKDSSIAIMRAAQARGHSIHAIMRPDLMWREGQVMARAQAITVSDDNNAWYAPGETTTEPLGAFDAVLMRQDPPFDFEYITATWLLERAVTAGVKVWNNPRSVRDHSEKIAITEFAQFTAPTLIARAADDLNAFIDDMGDAILKPLDGMGGTGIFRVRADDPNRNAIIEMLTDMGGRTIMAQKYLPQIVDGDKRVLIIGGQVIPYSLARIPKAGETRGNLAAGGRGVAMPLTDREREIAETLAPTLWSRGLLIVGLDVIGGHLTEVNVTSPTCMVEIHDQQGYRVADKVVEALEGA comes from the coding sequence ATGCGTCTGGCCTTCATTCTTGACCCCCTGCCCGGCCTGAAGGCCTACAAGGATTCGAGCATCGCCATCATGCGTGCCGCTCAGGCGCGCGGGCACAGCATCCACGCCATCATGAGGCCTGACCTGATGTGGCGGGAGGGGCAGGTGATGGCGCGTGCGCAAGCCATCACCGTGTCGGACGACAACAACGCCTGGTATGCGCCGGGCGAGACCACGACCGAGCCGTTGGGTGCGTTCGATGCGGTGCTCATGCGCCAGGACCCGCCGTTCGACTTCGAATACATTACGGCCACCTGGTTGCTTGAGCGCGCCGTGACGGCCGGCGTCAAGGTCTGGAACAACCCGCGCTCGGTACGCGACCATTCCGAAAAGATCGCCATCACCGAGTTTGCCCAGTTCACTGCACCCACTCTCATTGCCCGTGCCGCCGACGACCTGAACGCCTTCATCGACGACATGGGGGACGCCATCCTCAAGCCGCTGGACGGCATGGGCGGCACCGGCATCTTCCGCGTGCGTGCGGATGATCCGAACCGCAACGCCATCATCGAAATGCTCACCGACATGGGTGGGCGCACGATCATGGCGCAGAAGTACCTGCCGCAGATCGTTGACGGCGACAAGCGCGTGCTCATCATCGGCGGTCAGGTCATTCCCTACAGCCTGGCGCGCATCCCCAAGGCGGGCGAGACGCGTGGCAATCTGGCCGCGGGTGGCCGGGGTGTGGCCATGCCGCTGACCGACCGGGAGCGTGAAATCGCCGAGACGCTGGCGCCCACCCTGTGGTCGCGCGGCCTGCTGATCGTCGGGCTCGATGTGATCGGCGGACACCTCACCGAGGTGAATGTGACCAGCCCCACCTGCATGGTCGAGATTCACGATCAGCAAGGCTACCGGGTGGCCGACAAGGTGGTCGAAGCGCTCGAAGGGGCTTGA
- the gshA gene encoding glutamate--cysteine ligase, with the protein MVPHLTTALTGPLLELERAFLDNRTEIEQWFRSQWLDTRPPFYGSTDLRNSGFKLAPVDLNLFPGGFNNLNDSFLPLCVQAAQAAIERICPDARRLLLIPENHTRNQFYLQNVAQLVSILRLTGLEVRLGSLSPEVTEVTTLELDNGSSLTLEPLERHGSRLGVKGFDPCAVLLNNDLSAGVPEVLRNLDGQWLIPPLHAGWHSRRKSNHAAAYSRIANDFAQVIGIDPWRINPEYGVCGQINFKERTGEECLASQVDALLTRIRAKYKEYGVSDEPFVVVKADAGTYGMGVMTVKDASEVQGLNRRQRNKMSVIKEGLQVQEVIIQEGVHTFETCNDAVAEPVVYMMDHYVVGGFYRVHTERGRDENLNAPGMHFKPLAFDTCCTLPDAAQGPDAPPNRFYAYGVVARLALLAAAVEIEETASTSLEQVAA; encoded by the coding sequence ATGGTTCCCCACCTGACCACGGCGCTGACCGGTCCGCTGCTCGAACTCGAGCGCGCTTTTCTGGACAACCGCACCGAAATCGAACAATGGTTCCGCAGCCAGTGGCTGGACACGCGTCCGCCGTTCTATGGCTCGACCGACTTGCGTAACTCCGGCTTCAAGCTGGCGCCGGTTGACCTGAATCTGTTTCCGGGCGGCTTCAACAACCTGAACGACTCGTTCCTGCCCCTGTGCGTGCAGGCAGCCCAGGCCGCCATCGAGCGCATCTGCCCCGATGCCCGGCGCCTGCTGCTCATCCCGGAGAATCACACCCGCAACCAGTTCTATCTGCAGAACGTGGCGCAACTGGTGTCGATCCTGCGGCTGACGGGGCTGGAAGTGCGACTGGGCAGCCTGTCGCCCGAGGTGACCGAGGTGACCACGCTGGAGCTCGACAATGGCTCCTCGCTCACTCTTGAACCGCTCGAGCGCCATGGCAGCCGACTGGGCGTCAAGGGGTTCGACCCCTGCGCGGTACTGCTCAACAACGATCTGTCGGCGGGTGTGCCCGAGGTCTTGCGCAATCTGGACGGCCAGTGGCTGATCCCGCCGCTGCACGCCGGCTGGCATTCGCGTCGCAAGTCCAATCACGCGGCGGCCTATTCGCGCATCGCGAACGATTTCGCGCAGGTGATCGGCATCGACCCGTGGCGAATCAACCCGGAATACGGCGTGTGCGGGCAGATCAACTTCAAGGAGCGCACGGGTGAAGAGTGCCTGGCGAGTCAGGTCGATGCCCTGCTGACGCGGATTCGCGCCAAGTACAAGGAATACGGTGTGTCCGACGAGCCCTTTGTGGTCGTCAAGGCCGACGCTGGCACCTATGGCATGGGCGTGATGACGGTCAAGGATGCCTCCGAGGTGCAAGGTCTCAACCGACGTCAGCGCAACAAGATGTCGGTGATCAAGGAAGGCCTGCAAGTGCAGGAAGTGATCATCCAGGAAGGCGTGCACACCTTCGAGACCTGCAACGATGCGGTGGCCGAACCGGTGGTCTACATGATGGATCACTACGTGGTGGGCGGTTTCTACCGCGTCCACACCGAGCGTGGCCGTGATGAGAACCTCAACGCCCCGGGCATGCACTTCAAACCGCTGGCCTTCGATACCTGCTGCACCCTGCCGGATGCAGCCCAGGGGCCGGATGCGCCGCCCAACCGCTTCTACGCCTATGGCGTCGTCGCCCGACTGGCCTTGCTGGCTGCCGCCGTTGAAATCGAGGAGACGGCGAGCACCTCGCTGGAACAGGTCGCGGCATGA
- a CDS encoding ComEA family DNA-binding protein, whose protein sequence is MSAQFASLPLPFAQFPIARLGSRFGYRFEGDQVELNADIESVNGYNDLMSLQLWACDASGQPDRAIKVGECAADAFNGAWGWSDALPPAGREARTMVLALTANGEVQDSVTLPNAQQFSQPRLAGCSGYRLENGDVEISVEAIENPRESDNVSGDLNVELWALEAPYAGGAFTGTQIAQVNVGRLGGEQRLDNLNWHVAATLPTEGRWYMTLMLREWTANGYVTRDFAAYPQIFDADARDVTAQPAVQTPAPAAKAPATAKAPVAPAAKPEAKPAARKAEPKAEAKQPAAKQPAAKPVAKAEVKARPMQAEAAQVSINTASEAELAAIKGLSKTVAKAIVAGRPYASVDALEGVKGLGKKTLDKLRASLKK, encoded by the coding sequence ATGTCCGCACAATTCGCCAGCCTTCCGCTTCCCTTCGCCCAATTCCCCATTGCCCGCCTTGGCAGCCGCTTCGGCTATCGCTTCGAGGGCGATCAGGTTGAACTCAACGCGGACATCGAATCCGTCAATGGTTACAACGACCTCATGAGCCTTCAGCTGTGGGCCTGCGACGCTTCCGGTCAACCCGATCGCGCCATCAAGGTCGGCGAATGCGCCGCCGACGCCTTCAACGGTGCCTGGGGCTGGAGCGACGCGCTGCCGCCGGCCGGCCGCGAAGCACGCACCATGGTGCTGGCCCTGACCGCCAATGGCGAAGTCCAGGACTCCGTCACCCTGCCGAATGCCCAGCAGTTCAGCCAGCCGCGTCTGGCCGGTTGCAGCGGCTACCGTCTGGAGAATGGCGACGTCGAAATCAGCGTCGAAGCCATCGAGAACCCGCGTGAGAGCGACAACGTCAGCGGCGACCTCAATGTCGAGCTGTGGGCCCTCGAAGCCCCTTACGCCGGTGGCGCTTTTACCGGCACCCAGATTGCCCAGGTCAATGTCGGCCGTCTCGGGGGCGAGCAGCGTCTGGACAACCTCAACTGGCACGTGGCTGCCACGCTGCCGACTGAAGGCCGCTGGTACATGACGCTCATGCTGCGCGAGTGGACCGCCAACGGTTATGTCACCCGCGATTTCGCGGCCTACCCGCAGATTTTCGATGCCGATGCGCGCGATGTGACCGCTCAGCCGGCTGTCCAGACCCCCGCGCCGGCCGCCAAGGCCCCGGCAACGGCCAAGGCCCCCGTCGCCCCGGCAGCCAAGCCTGAAGCCAAGCCCGCCGCTCGCAAGGCCGAGCCGAAAGCCGAAGCCAAGCAGCCGGCCGCCAAGCAACCCGCTGCGAAGCCGGTCGCCAAAGCCGAAGTCAAGGCCCGGCCGATGCAGGCCGAAGCCGCTCAGGTGTCCATCAACACCGCGTCGGAAGCCGAGCTGGCTGCCATCAAGGGGCTGAGCAAGACCGTGGCCAAAGCCATCGTTGCAGGTCGTCCGTACGCGTCGGTCGACGCCCTGGAAGGCGTGAAGGGTCTGGGCAAGAAGACCCTGGACAAGCTGCGCGCGTCGCTCAAGAAGTAA
- a CDS encoding ATP-binding protein, with amino-acid sequence MRIRFSLRAKLALVSLLLLALPWVGLQYVEEMARFLREGQRSALVATARAVATALHERPQLFAAHGAGRQVSLSDSILPNEEILDLSISSMPDRVSDPLAAEPPVRPAAPVDGAREVAAILRGLERNTARIWVVDRDLDVIAMSGALVDPDQIRPPGPITRWWRKLTGGQVRAQADIKALLSDVTPPSGQAVASALFGATASWTRPVGSGDVVVVAAAHPVWVGDRVEGAVVVEESTHAILSVRDEAIERLTLLSLTGLAIATLVLLGFASRLSWRIRRLRDEAESAVDAQGRISQLAAASRAGDEVGDLSRSFSRLLGRLAQHHGYLENMASRLSHELRTPIAVVRSSLENLQLDPLPASSQAYIERAHAGLARLTRILSRMSEATRMEQALASTEPERYDLHAVVAECIQGYRVAHGEARIESMLGAAPLWVRGAPDLAAQMLDKLVENAVDFAPAGTPVTIELASDEDGVTLSVRNTGTLLPEALEGKLFDSMVSGRKGDGGENPHLGLGLFVARLIAGFHGGHLSAANLPTGDGVRFTATLPPA; translated from the coding sequence ATGCGAATCCGATTCAGCCTGCGAGCCAAACTGGCTCTGGTCTCTCTGCTGTTGCTTGCCCTGCCCTGGGTGGGGCTGCAATACGTGGAGGAAATGGCGCGTTTTCTGCGCGAAGGCCAGCGCTCGGCATTGGTGGCGACTGCCCGCGCGGTGGCGACAGCATTGCACGAGCGCCCCCAGTTGTTTGCGGCGCATGGCGCCGGGCGTCAGGTGAGTCTGAGTGACTCGATTCTCCCGAACGAGGAAATCCTCGATCTGAGTATCTCGAGCATGCCTGACCGGGTCAGCGATCCGCTGGCAGCCGAGCCGCCTGTCCGCCCCGCTGCGCCCGTGGATGGCGCGCGCGAAGTGGCCGCCATCCTGCGGGGGCTGGAGCGCAACACGGCCCGGATCTGGGTTGTGGACCGCGATCTGGATGTGATTGCCATGAGTGGTGCGCTGGTGGATCCGGACCAGATCCGGCCGCCCGGCCCCATCACCCGGTGGTGGCGAAAGCTGACCGGTGGTCAGGTACGCGCTCAGGCGGACATCAAGGCCTTGCTGAGCGATGTGACACCGCCGTCGGGACAGGCCGTGGCCAGTGCGCTGTTCGGTGCGACCGCAAGCTGGACACGCCCTGTGGGGAGTGGCGATGTGGTGGTGGTTGCCGCCGCCCATCCGGTGTGGGTCGGTGACCGGGTCGAGGGGGCCGTGGTGGTCGAGGAGAGCACCCATGCCATCCTCTCGGTCCGTGATGAAGCCATCGAGCGCCTGACCTTGCTCAGTCTGACCGGGTTGGCGATTGCCACGCTGGTGTTGCTGGGGTTTGCGTCGCGGTTGTCGTGGCGCATTCGCCGGCTGCGTGATGAGGCCGAGAGCGCGGTCGATGCCCAGGGGCGGATCAGCCAGCTGGCGGCGGCCTCGCGTGCCGGCGATGAGGTGGGCGACCTGTCGCGCAGCTTCTCGCGTCTGCTGGGGCGACTGGCTCAACACCATGGCTACCTGGAGAACATGGCCAGCCGCCTGTCGCACGAGTTGCGCACACCCATCGCCGTGGTGCGCTCGTCGCTTGAAAACCTGCAGCTCGACCCCTTGCCGGCCTCGTCCCAGGCCTACATCGAGCGTGCGCATGCGGGCCTGGCGCGGCTGACACGCATTCTGTCGCGCATGAGCGAGGCGACGCGTATGGAGCAGGCGCTTGCCAGCACGGAGCCCGAGCGTTACGACCTGCATGCGGTCGTCGCAGAGTGTATTCAGGGCTACCGGGTGGCGCATGGGGAGGCGCGCATCGAGTCGATGCTCGGGGCGGCGCCGTTGTGGGTACGTGGCGCGCCGGACCTGGCCGCACAGATGCTCGACAAGCTGGTCGAGAATGCGGTCGATTTCGCACCCGCAGGCACGCCGGTGACGATCGAGCTGGCGTCGGACGAGGATGGTGTGACCCTGTCGGTACGCAATACCGGGACACTGCTCCCGGAGGCGCTTGAAGGGAAGTTGTTCGATTCGATGGTATCCGGGCGCAAAGGCGATGGCGGCGAGAATCCGCACCTGGGCCTTGGCCTGTTTGTGGCCCGGCTGATCGCCGGGTTCCACGGTGGCCACCTGTCGGCGGCCAATCTGCCCACGGGCGACGGCGTGCGCTTCACCGCCACGCTGCCGCCCGCCTGA
- the pdsR gene encoding proteobacterial dedicated sortase system response regulator, with translation MGRRIAIVEDEAAIRANYSDAFARQGYEVAAYADRPAALAAFRDRLPDLAIIDVGLGDEPEGGFTLCAELRALSQRVPIIFLTARDSDFDVVSGLRLGADDYLTKDISLPHLLARVAALFRRLDVLADAAPQEDRVERDELMLDVSRLTASWKGEPVPLTLTEFWMVHTLARHPGHVKSRDQLMSDAKLVVDDGTITSHIKRIRKKFAAIDPAFDQIDSVYGAGYRWKARA, from the coding sequence ATGGGAAGACGCATTGCAATCGTGGAAGACGAGGCGGCCATCCGCGCCAATTACTCGGACGCCTTTGCCCGGCAGGGTTACGAGGTGGCGGCCTATGCCGACCGCCCGGCCGCGCTCGCCGCGTTCCGCGACCGCCTGCCGGACCTGGCCATCATCGACGTGGGGCTGGGTGACGAGCCGGAAGGGGGCTTTACGCTGTGCGCGGAACTCCGGGCCCTGTCACAGCGGGTGCCCATCATTTTCCTGACCGCGCGCGACAGCGACTTCGATGTGGTGTCCGGCCTGCGCCTGGGCGCAGACGACTACCTGACCAAGGACATCAGCCTGCCCCACCTGCTGGCACGGGTGGCCGCCCTGTTCCGCCGGCTCGACGTGCTGGCCGACGCCGCCCCGCAGGAGGACCGCGTCGAGCGCGATGAGTTGATGCTAGACGTGAGCCGCCTCACCGCCTCATGGAAAGGCGAGCCGGTACCGCTCACGCTCACCGAATTCTGGATGGTCCACACCCTGGCGCGGCATCCCGGCCACGTGAAAAGTCGCGATCAGCTCATGTCCGACGCCAAGCTGGTGGTGGACGACGGCACCATCACCTCGCACATCAAGCGGATTCGCAAGAAGTTCGCCGCCATCGACCCGGCGTTCGACCAGATCGACAGCGTGTATGGCGCGGGATATCGGTGGAAGGCGCGGGCCTGA
- a CDS encoding marine proteobacterial sortase target protein gives MTPAPLRFADRAREVVELLARLLLMFVTGLAVSVALGGVVLLLSGPAHAAQEDGITQGTLLFAGAGEGDPEAAPLLHTDVDLRISGPIVRAKVVQRFRNPANDWKEGSYVFPLPEHAAVHRMRIRVGDRLIEGEIKEKAEAKQIYEQAKREGKHTALVSQQRPNIFTTKVANIGPREEVRVEIEYQHTLDYTLSGDVGRYQLRFPMVVAPRYIPGQVIADEETGTLIGTDVVPDAAAILPPMMLPDEAGPIYNPVSLNVYLDAGAPIGEVASPHHRVRIDTLKPSVRRIRLSEGRTPANRDFVLNWSIAPGKTPHATLFLEPGLNKDHVLLMLTPPEPGSVTARLPREVVFIIDTSGSMEGQSIEQAREALAMALTRLTPEDRFNVIEFNSEAFSLFDQEREATAGNVRLAVDWVRALRARGGTEMAAALDLALKGERGRDRVRQVVFLTDGAVGNEQHLFGLIKAGLGDSRLFTVGIGSAPNSHFMRKAAQAGRGTFTYIGKIDEVQAQMNALFAKLESPVVKGITAHWPDGANADATPDPLPDLYLGEPVIVAAAIDHGARGELRLTGDSGDIQWTSSLALADANPGEGIGVLWARRKIDQWMDTLSEGATEDEVRPHVLALALEHQLVSRFTSFVAVDKTPARSAEAALKSGAVPGHFPAGWSPRGVYGELPRGATDARWHALMGLLALALFLMSRRLRIR, from the coding sequence ATGACCCCCGCCCCGCTCAGATTTGCCGACCGCGCCCGTGAAGTGGTCGAACTGCTCGCCCGCCTGCTACTGATGTTCGTCACCGGCCTGGCCGTCAGCGTCGCCCTCGGGGGCGTCGTGCTGTTGCTGTCCGGCCCGGCCCACGCCGCCCAGGAGGACGGCATCACCCAGGGCACCTTGCTGTTTGCCGGCGCGGGTGAAGGCGACCCCGAAGCCGCCCCCCTGCTGCACACCGATGTGGATCTGCGCATCAGCGGGCCCATCGTGCGTGCCAAGGTGGTGCAGCGTTTCCGCAACCCGGCCAATGACTGGAAGGAGGGCAGCTATGTGTTTCCGCTGCCCGAGCATGCCGCCGTGCATCGCATGCGCATCCGCGTGGGCGACCGCCTCATCGAAGGCGAGATCAAGGAAAAGGCCGAGGCCAAACAGATCTACGAACAGGCCAAGCGCGAAGGCAAGCACACCGCGCTGGTCTCGCAACAGCGGCCCAATATCTTCACCACCAAGGTGGCCAACATCGGCCCCCGCGAGGAGGTGCGAGTCGAGATCGAGTACCAGCACACCCTCGACTACACCCTGAGCGGCGACGTCGGCCGCTATCAGCTGCGCTTCCCGATGGTGGTGGCCCCGCGCTACATCCCCGGCCAGGTGATCGCCGACGAGGAGACCGGCACCCTGATCGGGACCGACGTGGTGCCTGATGCCGCCGCCATCCTGCCGCCCATGATGCTGCCGGATGAGGCCGGCCCGATCTACAACCCGGTGAGCCTCAACGTCTATCTCGACGCCGGCGCCCCCATCGGCGAAGTGGCCAGCCCCCATCACCGGGTGCGCATCGACACCCTCAAGCCCTCGGTGCGCCGCATCCGCCTGAGCGAGGGCCGCACGCCCGCCAACCGCGACTTCGTCCTCAACTGGTCCATCGCACCGGGCAAGACGCCCCACGCCACGCTGTTTCTGGAGCCGGGTCTGAACAAGGACCATGTGCTGCTCATGCTCACCCCGCCCGAGCCGGGCAGCGTCACCGCCCGCCTGCCGCGCGAGGTGGTGTTCATTATCGACACCTCCGGCTCCATGGAGGGGCAGTCCATCGAACAGGCGCGCGAGGCACTGGCCATGGCCTTGACCCGCCTGACGCCGGAGGACCGCTTCAACGTCATCGAATTCAACTCGGAGGCCTTCAGCCTGTTCGATCAGGAACGCGAAGCCACTGCCGGCAACGTGCGCCTGGCGGTCGACTGGGTGCGCGCCCTGCGCGCCCGTGGCGGCACCGAAATGGCCGCCGCGCTCGATCTGGCCCTCAAGGGGGAGCGGGGGCGCGACCGGGTGCGTCAGGTGGTGTTTCTCACCGACGGCGCCGTCGGCAACGAGCAGCACCTGTTCGGTCTGATCAAGGCGGGCCTGGGCGATTCACGCCTGTTTACCGTGGGTATCGGCTCGGCGCCCAACAGCCACTTCATGCGCAAGGCGGCGCAGGCCGGTCGCGGCACCTTCACCTACATCGGCAAGATCGACGAGGTGCAGGCACAGATGAACGCCCTGTTCGCAAAACTCGAGTCACCCGTCGTCAAAGGCATTACCGCCCACTGGCCCGACGGCGCGAATGCCGATGCCACCCCGGACCCGCTGCCCGACCTGTATCTGGGCGAACCGGTGATCGTGGCCGCCGCCATCGACCATGGCGCCCGCGGCGAATTGCGCCTGACGGGCGACTCGGGCGACATCCAATGGACCAGCTCGCTGGCCCTGGCCGACGCCAACCCCGGCGAGGGCATCGGCGTGCTGTGGGCGCGTCGCAAGATCGACCAGTGGATGGACACGCTCTCCGAAGGCGCCACCGAAGACGAGGTGCGCCCCCATGTGCTGGCGCTGGCGCTGGAACACCAGCTCGTGAGCCGCTTCACCAGCTTCGTGGCGGTCGACAAGACCCCCGCCCGCAGTGCCGAGGCGGCCCTCAAGTCCGGCGCCGTGCCGGGCCACTTCCCGGCCGGCTGGTCGCCCAGGGGCGTGTATGGCGAATTGCCGCGCGGGGCCACCGACGCCCGCTGGCACGCCCTGATGGGTCTGCTCGCACTGGCCCTGTTCCTGATGTCGCGCCGCCTGCGCATCCGTTGA
- a CDS encoding class GN sortase → MKTACHHCDHSEFLGVECAWPARECLSDEATGSRHTRRTMQRIFQLTAAAFLMVAIWEFGQAGYIHAKAWLAQHLIADAWERTLAGETQVKPWPWADTWPVARLRAPKQDVDLYVLAGSNGRTIAFGPGHVFGTAEPGATGNSVIGAHRDTHFAFLQWLEPGDELEVETPTGFVQVYKVSSREVVDKDDTEVLDTYPGETRLTLVTCYPFNAISAGGPLRYVVTADKVAPPQVAADDRSVPRIWL, encoded by the coding sequence ATGAAAACCGCCTGCCACCATTGCGATCACAGTGAATTCCTCGGCGTCGAGTGCGCCTGGCCCGCCCGCGAGTGCCTGAGCGACGAGGCCACCGGCTCGCGCCATACCCGCCGCACCATGCAGCGCATCTTCCAGCTCACCGCGGCCGCCTTTCTGATGGTCGCCATCTGGGAGTTCGGTCAGGCCGGCTACATCCACGCCAAGGCCTGGCTGGCGCAACACCTCATCGCCGACGCCTGGGAACGCACCCTCGCCGGCGAAACCCAGGTCAAGCCCTGGCCCTGGGCCGACACCTGGCCGGTGGCCCGGCTGCGTGCCCCGAAGCAGGATGTCGATCTCTACGTGCTGGCCGGCAGCAACGGCCGCACCATCGCGTTTGGCCCGGGTCATGTCTTCGGCACGGCGGAACCCGGCGCCACCGGCAACAGCGTCATCGGCGCGCACCGTGACACCCACTTCGCCTTCCTGCAATGGCTGGAGCCGGGGGACGAGCTGGAGGTGGAGACCCCCACCGGCTTCGTCCAGGTCTATAAGGTGAGCAGTCGCGAGGTGGTGGACAAGGACGACACCGAGGTGCTCGATACCTACCCGGGCGAAACCCGTCTGACGCTGGTCACCTGCTACCCCTTCAACGCGATCTCGGCAGGCGGGCCGCTGCGCTATGTGGTGACGGCCGACAAGGTGGCCCCGCCGCAGGTGGCTGCCGACGACCGCAGCGTGCCGAGGATCTGGCTGTGA